In Aliiglaciecola sp. LCG003, a genomic segment contains:
- a CDS encoding DEAD/DEAH box helicase, producing the protein MKFSSLGLNAEIEQAIKVCGYTEMTPVQEQTMVAARRGQDLLVNAQTGTGKTAAFSLPILQQMLDKPKQTVASSPRALILTPTRELAEQLAGAIGRYAQFTELKVTALYGGVKMGGQTNKLKAGIDILIATPGRLLEHMALNNLTLAAVEFVVLDEADRMLDMGFIADVSTIMQHTAKKRQTLLYSATTSSAVNELSHKILNNHKEIRVTKINATAETVNHIMYEVEESRKIELFTTLLNEQNWFQVLVFTSTKEQADKLMDSLKRSKIDAAVCHGDKSQGSRRRALADFKSAKLQVLIATEVAARGIDIQGLDHVVNFNLPYLPEDYVHRIGRTGRAGKSGEAISFVSREEERTVARIEKLIGTSIQRVIKKGFEVSNRVSLLKSISSNSRPSKSNKSSQTQITGDKVRNKKPTKPKARTTKRSTKRA; encoded by the coding sequence ATGAAGTTTTCATCATTAGGTTTAAACGCAGAAATCGAGCAAGCTATTAAAGTTTGCGGTTACACTGAGATGACCCCGGTCCAGGAACAGACCATGGTTGCTGCCCGTCGCGGACAGGACTTATTAGTCAATGCGCAAACAGGGACCGGTAAAACGGCTGCTTTTTCATTGCCTATTCTGCAACAAATGCTCGATAAACCGAAGCAAACAGTAGCTTCAAGTCCAAGAGCGCTGATCCTAACCCCAACTAGAGAGCTGGCAGAACAACTCGCTGGTGCCATAGGTCGTTATGCTCAATTCACTGAATTGAAGGTGACTGCTTTATATGGTGGCGTCAAAATGGGTGGCCAAACTAATAAATTAAAAGCTGGAATTGACATTCTGATCGCCACTCCCGGGCGTTTGCTTGAACATATGGCATTGAATAACCTGACATTAGCAGCAGTTGAATTCGTGGTACTAGATGAAGCTGATCGCATGTTAGACATGGGCTTCATAGCCGACGTCAGCACCATCATGCAACATACCGCTAAAAAGCGTCAAACCTTGTTGTATTCCGCCACGACTTCTTCTGCTGTGAACGAGTTGTCCCACAAAATACTGAATAACCACAAAGAAATCCGCGTAACGAAAATTAATGCCACCGCAGAAACTGTCAACCACATAATGTATGAAGTTGAAGAGTCGCGTAAAATTGAACTATTTACTACCTTGCTGAATGAGCAAAACTGGTTTCAAGTGTTGGTATTTACCAGTACCAAAGAGCAAGCAGACAAATTGATGGACAGTCTGAAGAGAAGCAAAATAGACGCAGCGGTATGTCACGGCGATAAAAGCCAAGGTTCTCGCCGTCGTGCGCTGGCTGATTTCAAGTCGGCTAAGCTGCAAGTATTAATTGCTACCGAAGTTGCTGCTCGAGGCATAGACATTCAAGGATTAGATCATGTGGTTAACTTCAACCTACCATATCTTCCTGAAGATTATGTGCATCGTATTGGCCGCACCGGTCGTGCAGGTAAGAGCGGTGAAGCGATTTCTTTTGTCAGTCGGGAAGAAGAGCGCACCGTTGCGCGAATTGAGAAACTGATTGGTACCTCTATCCAACGTGTAATCAAAAAAGGCTTTGAAGTCAGTAATCGGGTCAGCTTGCTTAAGAGTATTTCAAGCAACTCTAGACCAAGCAAAAGTAATAAATCGAGTCAGACTCAAATCACCGGTGACAAAGTGCGAAATAAAAAACCGACTAAACCCAAAGCGCGTACAACCAAACGCAGTACTAAACGGGCTTAG
- a CDS encoding YgjP-like metallopeptidase domain-containing protein, protein MVANLKYLSAYNHTLQNQIQHLLEQDKLADYLLAKYPVSGKVNTETQLRDYVLNIKNQYLKKSAPLSKITFDPKIHVINHALGLHTFISRVQGGKLKAKNELRVSTIFKNTPEPFLNMIVVHELAHLKEKEHNKSFYQLCLHMLADYHQIEFDMRVYLTQLEHKGEIYHA, encoded by the coding sequence ATCGTGGCAAACCTTAAATATTTATCAGCGTATAATCATACATTGCAAAATCAAATTCAGCATTTACTGGAACAGGATAAGCTCGCCGATTACTTACTGGCAAAGTATCCAGTGAGCGGAAAAGTCAATACCGAGACACAATTACGAGACTATGTGCTGAACATCAAAAATCAATATTTGAAGAAATCTGCGCCCTTAAGCAAAATCACCTTTGACCCTAAAATACATGTTATCAATCACGCATTAGGCTTACATACTTTTATCTCCAGAGTACAAGGTGGAAAACTCAAAGCCAAAAACGAGCTACGAGTCAGCACAATATTTAAAAATACACCAGAGCCGTTTCTTAATATGATCGTTGTACATGAACTGGCTCATTTAAAAGAAAAAGAGCACAACAAGAGTTTCTATCAACTTTGCCTACATATGCTAGCGGACTACCATCAAATTGAGTTTGATATGCGCGTATATCTGACCCAACTTGAGCACAAAGGAGAGATTTACCATGCCTAA
- a CDS encoding YacL family protein: MNYQFSRGPFDQPQAIFEMGAEAFGKWFSDELGDNQQKISSLFSIIEQLESKQIKEHRFNGAEYGLFLDQYEVEVYSQTQDSLPDDDLPEGTEVYDQETRAGCGLEDFKHVLISWREFI; the protein is encoded by the coding sequence ATGAATTACCAGTTTTCAAGAGGCCCTTTCGATCAGCCACAAGCGATATTTGAAATGGGTGCCGAAGCATTCGGAAAATGGTTCAGCGATGAGTTAGGTGACAACCAACAAAAAATCAGCAGTTTGTTCAGTATTATTGAACAACTAGAAAGCAAGCAAATAAAAGAACACAGATTTAATGGTGCCGAATACGGCCTTTTCCTCGATCAGTACGAAGTTGAAGTTTATTCACAAACTCAGGATTCACTTCCAGATGATGATTTACCCGAAGGAACAGAAGTTTATGACCAAGAAACCCGCGCCGGCTGTGGTTTGGAGGATTTTAAGCACGTACTTATTTCGTGGCGGGAATTTATCTGA
- a CDS encoding CsbD family protein, whose protein sequence is MNSDRIEGNWKELKGKVQQQWGKLTDDDLDVVEGRRTELVGKIQQAYGKTREEAEREVDKFFE, encoded by the coding sequence ATGAATAGTGATCGAATCGAAGGTAATTGGAAAGAGCTGAAAGGCAAGGTTCAACAGCAATGGGGTAAGTTAACCGACGATGATCTTGATGTCGTTGAAGGTCGCCGTACCGAATTAGTAGGTAAGATCCAGCAAGCTTACGGCAAAACCCGTGAAGAAGCTGAGCGTGAGGTAGACAAGTTCTTTGAATAG